In the genome of Deinococcus psychrotolerans, one region contains:
- a CDS encoding LacI family DNA-binding transcriptional regulator produces the protein MKVRIKEVAAAAGVSAATVSKVLSGRTGYAVQAETAQRVRQVALTLGYVPDVAARNLRTRRTGQLGVVLEAVGSSEPDQLLGGLTTSSAVRRTFDGAIMAGLSDAARSLNVPALVIYPGSSGLHRTYLDGRVDGLLVSCDPLRGHQLLQDLAQLPMPVVALWTQGKLPGISTVDVNHQAGARQAVEHLLNLGHTRIAFYGGGQASGVEHFQRREAGYREALEAAGLPALAAIHQGEQLVDAVCLGEVSAVFAETDLGAAAVVQALAGAGLSVPGDLSLVGFDDILGAEYIAGGLTTVYQPAAEMAAEGVRVLLARLGGAPVSQTLLPTRLMVRRSTARLSKGPC, from the coding sequence ATGAAGGTCAGGATCAAGGAAGTGGCCGCCGCCGCTGGGGTCAGTGCCGCGACAGTCTCAAAGGTGCTTTCCGGACGCACCGGTTACGCCGTGCAGGCCGAGACCGCCCAGCGGGTGCGCCAAGTGGCCCTGACGCTGGGCTACGTGCCGGACGTGGCCGCCCGCAACCTGCGAACGCGGCGAACCGGACAACTGGGCGTGGTGCTGGAGGCGGTGGGGTCGTCAGAACCAGACCAGTTGCTGGGCGGTCTGACGACTTCCAGCGCGGTGCGGCGCACCTTCGACGGCGCGATCATGGCGGGCCTCAGCGACGCGGCGCGGAGCCTGAACGTGCCGGCTCTGGTGATTTATCCGGGCAGCAGCGGCCTGCACCGCACCTATCTGGACGGCCGAGTAGACGGACTTCTGGTCAGCTGCGATCCGCTTCGCGGCCACCAACTCCTTCAAGACTTGGCACAGTTGCCGATGCCGGTGGTGGCCCTGTGGACACAAGGAAAGTTGCCCGGCATCAGCACGGTGGACGTCAATCACCAAGCTGGAGCGCGGCAGGCCGTGGAGCACCTCTTGAACCTGGGCCACACCCGCATCGCCTTTTACGGCGGTGGTCAGGCCAGCGGCGTCGAGCATTTTCAGCGCCGGGAAGCGGGCTACCGGGAAGCCTTGGAAGCCGCAGGGCTTCCTGCGCTGGCGGCCATCCATCAGGGTGAGCAATTGGTGGACGCCGTTTGCCTCGGCGAGGTCAGCGCCGTTTTCGCTGAAACCGATCTGGGCGCGGCAGCGGTGGTTCAAGCTCTGGCTGGAGCGGGGCTGAGCGTTCCCGGAGACCTCTCGCTGGTGGGCTTTGACGACATCCTCGGCGCGGAATACATCGCGGGCGGCCTGACCACGGTGTATCAGCCCGCAGCGGAGATGGCGGCGGAGGGCGTGCGGGTGCTGCTGGCCCGTCTTGGCGGCGCACCTGTGTCTCAGACGCTGCTGCCCACCCGCCTGATGGTGCGGCGCAGCACCGCACGTTTGAGTAAAGGCCCGTGCTAG